TGTTGAATCTGGAAGGAAGTTACTAAGAGAAGAACAATTTGATGCAATAATTAGTTCTTCTTCACCAATAAGCTGTCATCTAATTGCCCATGATCTAAAAAAGGAATTTGATATTCCATGGATAGCTGATTTTAGAGATCTTTGGACACAAAATCATTATTATAACTATACTCCAATTAGGAAATTTTTTGAGAGGAGATTAGAGTTAGGCACATTAAAAAATGTTGATGCAATTACAACCGTTTCAAAAGAATTGTCTAAAGATTTAGAAAGACTTCACAAATCTAAAAACATTTACACTATTCATAATGGTTTTGATCCAGAAGATGTAAATCTCGGAATGCCTCTAACTTCCAAATTCTCCATAACATATACAGGTCAACTTTATAATAAAAAAAGAGATCCTGAAGATTTTTTTAAAGTTATTAACGAACTGTTGGAAGAAGAATTTTTAAATAGTGATGATATAAGTGTAGAACTATTCTGTCAAGAAGAATCCTGGCTATTCGAAGAAATAAAAAATTTAAATTTGGGAAATATAGTAAATATAAACGGAACAATCAGTCACCAAAATTCAATACTACAACAAAGGATGTCTCAAATATTGCTTTTGTTAATGTGGAATAATCCTAAAGAAAAAGGAGTATGCACAGGCAAAATATTTGAATATCTAGCAGCTAAAAGACCCATTGTTTCTTATGGGGTTGTAGAAGGATGTGTTCCAACTATATTAAGTGAAACCAATAGTGGAATAGCAGTTAATAATAAAAATGATTTGAAAAACCTTATTAAAATGCATTATAATTCCTATAAAAATAACGGTTATGTTGAATTCAATAGTTCAAATAAAATTTTAAAGTTCTCGCAAAAAACAATGGCAAAAAAATTTAATGAACTTTTGAATAAAGTATCTTTATGAACCTTCA
This DNA window, taken from Methanobacterium formicicum, encodes the following:
- a CDS encoding glycosyltransferase produces the protein MKVLIITYYFFQNEAIGSFRLRGLNKYLKDYGWEPTILTIKTNESEEVDCNVIKTEFADPIKTVKKKYKLNDNILSKLFLRVWLEINAYPDVQKKWIKTAVESGRKLLREEQFDAIISSSSPISCHLIAHDLKKEFDIPWIADFRDLWTQNHYYNYTPIRKFFERRLELGTLKNVDAITTVSKELSKDLERLHKSKNIYTIHNGFDPEDVNLGMPLTSKFSITYTGQLYNKKRDPEDFFKVINELLEEEFLNSDDISVELFCQEESWLFEEIKNLNLGNIVNINGTISHQNSILQQRMSQILLLLMWNNPKEKGVCTGKIFEYLAAKRPIVSYGVVEGCVPTILSETNSGIAVNNKNDLKNLIKMHYNSYKNNGYVEFNSSNKILKFSQKTMAKKFNELLNKVSL